TCAATCTTGCGCTCTAAAAAATGTTACTTATTAAAATTGGCTCGTTTTTTCTGGTACTCTTTTTCCAAGTACTCCAGAACACTTTGCGTAATATCCAAACGGTTATTGGTGTATGCAATCCCTTCATAGAGAATCAAATCGAACTTTTGCTGTTTTCCAATCTCTTTAATCGCTTGATTAACCAAACTTTGCAAAGACGCCAACTCTTCATTACGACGGATATTGACCAGTTCTTGAATATCATTACGCTTACGCTGAATATCGCGTGTCATCATGCTGATCTCACGTTCAGCCGTAACTTTTTGCGATTCGGACATCACCAACTGGTTTTTTTGGTAATCTTGTTGCTTTTGTTCCAGCTTTTTCGCCAGTTTTTTCAGCTCCGCCTGTTGCGGACCAAATTCCTTTTCCAGGTTTTGCCCTGCTGCCTGCGCTTGAGGAGCTTTTTCCAGCAGCAAAGCGACATTCACCACACCCAATTTTGCCGGTTGTGCCAAGGTCTGACCAGACAAGAAAACGAAGACGCTTCCTACTAAAATCGCGAGCCACTTTCGCATAAAAACTTCCCTTAACGCTAAAAATATTTTAAATATTGTATCCGATTTGATTCGGATTTTTAACCATATTTACACAGAGTGACAATAACCATTTTTCACGGTCAGTGCCTACATCGCAACACCTAAGTTAAACTGGAACACTTGGGTTTTATCCGTATCGGTATAGTTCAGGGCTTTCGCAAAACTGAACGATAACGGTCCAACCGGTGTAATCCATGAAACGCCTAAACCAACCGACGAACGAAATTCCGGTAGCTTCACCTCATTCCAATCGGTAAAGACATTCCCCGCATCCGCAAACAGACTCAAACGCAAATTTCCTGAATCCTCGATAAACGGCATCGGAAAAATCACCTCCGCATTGGAAATGATTCGAATCCGCCCACCCGTTGGATCATCGGAACCGTCGGTTGCTTCATCATATCGAGGACCCAGCGAGTTGGGTTCATAACCCCGTACCGTTCCGATACCGCCCGCATAAAAGTTTTCATAAAACGGAATGCCCTTGGAGCCATTATAGCCATCCCCATAAGCGAGATCGCCTTTCAAACGCAAGGTAAAAATATCCGATAACGGCTGATAGAAAGTTTCATTAAAAAAGAGCTTATAAAAAGACACATCCGAATTGGTCGGAATAACAAGTTCCCCGCTGACACTGGTGCTCTGACCGTCCGTCGGGAAATAAAAAGCGTTTTTGGTATCGTGACTCCAGCCCATGGTGTAGCGCACTGAATTAAAGTGCTTACCATATTCCGCAGTATAATTTTTACAGTAAAGGAAGTCATCCACACACTGAAGTGTTTGGTCATCGAATTTCAATCCATAATTCAGACTGCTCCATTCACTGGTCGGATATCCCAAGTTAAAACGAATACCGTAGTTATTGGTGGTGTAACTGGACACATCCAATTCGGCCGCATCGATTTCACGGTAATAAAGTCCACCGCCTAAGGAAACGCCATCGACTGTGAAATAAGGGTTGGTCACACCCACATCGGCAGATTTTGTCGATGCGCTGTAGGTTCCATTGATATTCGCACGATAGCCGGAACCGATGACATTACGCTCGGTCACACCCAGGGTGAAACTCACGCCATCCACCTGCGAA
The nucleotide sequence above comes from Hydrogenovibrio thermophilus. Encoded proteins:
- a CDS encoding OmpH family outer membrane protein; amino-acid sequence: MRKWLAILVGSVFVFLSGQTLAQPAKLGVVNVALLLEKAPQAQAAGQNLEKEFGPQQAELKKLAKKLEQKQQDYQKNQLVMSESQKVTAEREISMMTRDIQRKRNDIQELVNIRRNEELASLQSLVNQAIKEIGKQQKFDLILYEGIAYTNNRLDITQSVLEYLEKEYQKKRANFNK